In Rhodopirellula islandica, one DNA window encodes the following:
- a CDS encoding DUF1580 domain-containing protein yields MRFDVTFCFFHSPEVTMPHGNKNKAFKSQAANPMKLLTEELIQFKEVPPLLQDRVHVSTVWRWATRGLKNCKLETVSIGGKRVTSVQAVNRFLEKTSSR; encoded by the coding sequence ATGCGTTTTGATGTGACCTTCTGTTTCTTTCATTCACCGGAGGTCACTATGCCACATGGCAACAAGAACAAGGCATTTAAATCGCAAGCTGCCAACCCCATGAAACTCCTCACCGAGGAGCTCATCCAGTTCAAGGAAGTGCCGCCGCTGCTCCAGGACCGAGTTCATGTCTCCACGGTCTGGCGCTGGGCCACGCGAGGGTTAAAGAACTGCAAGCTGGAAACCGTGAGTATCGGCGGCAAAAGAGTCACCAGCGTTCAGGCAGTCAACCGTTTTCTGGAAAAGACATCGAGTCGCTGA
- a CDS encoding four helix bundle protein, whose protein sequence is MKSDLPDRTFAFAERVVRLCLVLEQNGRVSATLANQLLRSGTSIGANVEEGQASQSKADFVSKYSIACKEARETHYWLRLLASTELVSADRLSPLTDEANELIAILTAIIKKSRS, encoded by the coding sequence ATGAAGAGCGATCTACCTGACCGAACGTTCGCGTTTGCCGAGCGTGTTGTGAGACTCTGTTTGGTGCTAGAACAAAACGGACGCGTATCCGCCACGCTCGCAAACCAGTTGTTGCGTTCTGGGACGTCAATCGGCGCAAATGTCGAAGAAGGACAAGCGAGCCAAAGCAAAGCTGACTTCGTCAGCAAGTATTCGATCGCATGCAAGGAAGCTCGCGAAACGCACTATTGGCTGCGACTTCTCGCGTCAACCGAACTTGTCTCGGCCGACCGCCTCTCGCCGTTGACGGACGAGGCAAATGAGCTGATTGCCATTCTCACAGCGATCATCAAGAAGTCCCGCTCTTAA
- a CDS encoding membrane or secreted protein translates to MQTERAEVGRQRDQLEADRREWDERERKHTLLASALEASSLLLACVLPLVVILFLLWPRPEPIGSQAVCEALLDEAFSPPEATRAKIEDPNRSPRSEQAAPGIS, encoded by the coding sequence ATGCAGACTGAACGCGCGGAAGTCGGACGACAACGCGACCAACTGGAGGCTGATCGCCGCGAATGGGATGAACGGGAACGTAAACACACACTGCTGGCATCTGCACTTGAAGCCTCCTCGTTGTTGCTGGCATGTGTCCTTCCATTGGTCGTTATCCTATTTCTGCTTTGGCCACGACCTGAACCAATCGGAAGCCAAGCTGTCTGCGAAGCATTGCTTGACGAAGCTTTTTCTCCACCGGAGGCGACCAGGGCAAAGATCGAGGATCCCAATCGATCGCCACGCAGCGAGCAAGCTGCACCTGGCATCTCCTGA
- a CDS encoding DUF2997 domain-containing protein, which yields MKIIQVVVSPDGTTKVETNGFSGSSCRQASEFLEHALGSRQSERMKSEFHQSHESNLNTQARQH from the coding sequence ATGAAGATCATTCAAGTGGTTGTCAGTCCAGATGGAACGACGAAAGTCGAGACGAATGGCTTCTCCGGCAGTTCCTGTCGCCAAGCCAGTGAGTTTTTGGAACATGCCTTGGGTTCTCGGCAAAGCGAGCGTATGAAATCGGAGTTCCACCAAAGCCACGAATCCAACCTCAACACACAAGCCCGGCAGCACTGA
- a CDS encoding AAA family ATPase, giving the protein MSLTTRMRELVDACFSGTYIHSHEHEDAISELARLCDAEEWRMSIWDVDRGMSPSIPDGDDPLGAIHAFQSNEQEGTHVLILRNFHRFLQSAEIVQAVHHAVVAGKMTRNLLVILSPVVDLPVELATLFMVVEHSRPCRRQLHDIARGVAVDEAERPADDQMSAVLDAASGLTRLEAENAFSLSLVRHQRLEPDAIWEIKTQTLKSSGLLTLHRGGNGFDSLGGLSSLKAFTRRALMRSDSEGRARARGVMLLSPPGCGKSEFCKCLGTEVGRPVLTLDVGSLMGSLVGQSEERTRQALRTVDAMAPCVLMIDEVEKAFSGATGSANDSGVSSRMMGTFLTWLNDHESDVFVVCTANDVKRLPPEFSRAERFDGVFFLDLPGRTQKDEIWRLHRTHFGIADDETIPVDDQWTGAEIKSCCRLAALLDVSLMEAAKNVVPVATTSSDSVERLRQWANGRCLSSDHSGLFQTATNHSAQGRRVRTAPSVN; this is encoded by the coding sequence ATGTCACTCACAACACGGATGCGAGAACTCGTTGACGCTTGTTTCAGCGGCACCTACATCCACTCGCACGAACACGAAGATGCAATCTCGGAACTGGCACGTCTCTGCGATGCAGAGGAATGGCGAATGTCAATCTGGGACGTTGATCGCGGGATGAGCCCTTCCATCCCTGATGGTGACGATCCGCTGGGGGCGATTCACGCGTTTCAAAGCAACGAACAGGAGGGGACGCATGTCTTGATCCTGCGGAACTTCCATCGGTTCCTCCAGTCCGCTGAGATCGTGCAAGCGGTCCATCATGCGGTGGTGGCTGGTAAGATGACTCGCAACTTGCTGGTAATCCTGTCGCCCGTCGTCGACTTGCCGGTGGAACTGGCGACACTTTTCATGGTTGTCGAGCATTCGAGGCCGTGCCGTCGCCAGCTCCACGACATCGCACGCGGTGTGGCGGTCGATGAGGCCGAACGTCCTGCGGATGACCAGATGTCCGCTGTCTTGGATGCCGCTTCCGGGCTGACACGACTCGAAGCTGAGAACGCGTTTTCGCTTTCTCTGGTGCGTCATCAGCGTTTGGAACCCGACGCGATCTGGGAGATCAAGACGCAGACACTCAAAAGCTCTGGGCTGCTGACGCTTCACCGAGGCGGCAACGGCTTCGATTCGCTTGGCGGACTCTCGTCGCTCAAAGCGTTCACTCGTCGAGCACTGATGCGTTCTGATTCCGAGGGGCGGGCTCGCGCTCGCGGCGTGATGCTGCTGTCTCCACCAGGCTGCGGCAAGTCGGAGTTTTGCAAGTGTCTCGGCACCGAAGTCGGACGACCGGTGCTGACCCTGGATGTTGGCAGCTTGATGGGCTCGCTTGTCGGCCAGTCCGAAGAACGGACTCGCCAGGCACTCCGAACCGTCGATGCCATGGCCCCCTGCGTGTTGATGATCGACGAAGTCGAAAAGGCATTCTCTGGAGCGACTGGATCAGCGAATGACAGCGGTGTGTCGTCCCGAATGATGGGGACGTTTCTGACTTGGCTGAATGACCACGAGTCCGATGTTTTCGTCGTTTGCACAGCCAACGACGTGAAGCGCCTGCCGCCCGAATTCAGCCGAGCCGAACGGTTTGACGGTGTGTTCTTCTTGGATCTCCCCGGGAGGACTCAGAAGGACGAGATCTGGCGACTGCATCGAACGCACTTCGGAATCGCTGACGACGAAACGATTCCCGTGGACGATCAGTGGACGGGTGCCGAGATCAAGTCTTGTTGCCGGCTCGCTGCGTTGCTGGACGTCTCTTTGATGGAAGCAGCCAAAAACGTGGTTCCCGTGGCGACGACGTCTTCTGATTCTGTGGAGCGACTGCGTCAGTGGGCCAACGGAAGGTGTTTGTCATCGGACCATTCGGGGTTGTTCCAGACAGCCACCAACCATTCAGCCCAAGGCCGTCGAGTGCGGACTGCACCTTCGGTCAACTGA